A window of Equus przewalskii isolate Varuska chromosome 6, EquPr2, whole genome shotgun sequence genomic DNA:
cattttagagagaatgagagataataaaaagatACTTAGAAAGCTCCATTGGCTTATAAAGTACACATGTTTTGAGGGCTAGCAACTGAGAACTTCTTCATCTGCTACATTATTTGGTCTATGCCTTCTCTGGAGAAAGACGAAGTCTAAGTGGACAAATTATAGGAAACTGCTATGAATAACCCAAAGACTTTTTGTTTATTAGGTTTTTTTTGTAATCTTACTGTGATTGGATGAAATCAACTGTCCTTTTTAAGCTTGCATCTCACTCAACCAATGTAGCTGCCCCTCTTTATGATTTAGTTCAGTGAACATAGTCCAATTCTGGGCTCTTGGCAAATAACAGACTTGGGACATGGGCACCATAGCTTTGTATAAACTATTCATAAGAAATTATTGAtaattaaaagagtaaaataacgTTTACTGCATAGGCATGTCCTCTCCATAAACTCTATAAAAAAACCCTACCTCTGTGTGCCATCACGGTATCAGAACCAGTTCAACCTCCTACACAGGGTGTCCTTCAGCTCTCATTCAACAAGGGCTCCAGAAGAGCAGCACATTCTGAAATATCACCATAataatttgcaaatgaaaaagaagatCATGGGGTTCTATTTGCATGATGGCAATCCCACAACCAAGCAGACTGGCACCATTATAAATGTGTAGTCTCCAATTTTAGCCATGCTTTAATCACTCCTTCacattcattttacttatcttggtatggtaggcagaataatggcccctcaaCAATGTCCACATCCTAGTCCCCAGAACCTGTAAATATATTACCTTACATGGTAAAAAGGACTTTGttgatgtgattaaattaaggatcttcaGATGGGGAGGTTATCTCGGATTTTGGGGGGGATATAGTAATAGAAAAGCAAAAGGTGGGTAGAGAATAAGCTTGAAGTATTTATCCCCAGGGCTTCCTTGCCTCCATGTACCTTATTCCACAGCTCCTGTCCGGTGGCCCTTTACATACAGCTACCCTCTTCCTCTTGATCCTTCGGGCCCAGGGTTGGTAACAGCTCTCACTCTTGCTGGCCCTGGGAAGTCACTATTTCTTGTTGGTTTCCAAAACCCTGTCTTTACCCTTCCTTGCTAGATACAATACTTCTGTCTCTAATAAGGTTGTGAGAAGAAGGACAGCAGAGCTCACATATTGTGCCCCCTCATACACATACCTTTATAACCCACCTCAAATACACATGCAGGtgatgtgcatgcacacatacatgtagCACCTAGCTCACAGTAAGTGATCAAGTGatgtttattaaattattgattatttgatgatgcaaaaagatttaaaaataccaaaagataCAGGAGTTGGAGTAGGATCTGGGATAGATAGATAGTAATATATAGAATGATAAAAAAGATAGATTTTACAGGTTCCAGggtttataaaatatgaatgtttCTCAGGCGTTTTCCTAACTCAAGTGCCAAAAGACCATGGTCCATGAGATATTGTCCTTATTCTAGAAAGGAACTTCTGGATGAAGAATTGGAGGGCGGATCCACAGCCAGGCACAAGGATAAGAATCGTACTATATTCGTCTTGCTCAGGGAACTACTCAGTAAGTCTTATGAGTAGGGAGCCAAGAAGGTGTCATTATCAGTGGAAAATTCCAAGCCTGCATGGAATATTTCTTGTGGCTACTTTCCTCAGAGCTGCCTTCACATctctgttcctcaggctgtagatcaGGGGGTCAAGCATGGGGGTCACCATTGCATAGAACACAGACACCAGTTTTTCCTGTTCTTCGGAAGACTTTGGTGTCATGTACATGACAATTCCTgacccataaaaaagaatgacaaccATGAGGTGGGCGCCACAGGTAGAGAACGCCTTGAGCCTTCCCTCAGCTGCCTTCATCCTGACCACAGTCTCTATGATGCGGCCATAGGAGATCAGAATTAGAGAAACAGGTATGAGGAGAATCATGACACCCATGAGGAAAATGACCATCTCTGAAGTGCGGGTGTCTGTGGATGCCAAGATCAACAATGCAGGGGCCTCACAAAAGAAATGAGCAATACTATTACAGCCTTGGTAGGGTAGCTTCAGTGTGAAGGTGGTGTCCACTAGAGACACCAGAACACCAATGACCCATGATCCTGCAGCCAGCCGGGCACACACTCTCCACGTCATGATGCTAGGGTAATGCAAAGGGTTGCAGATGGCTACATACCGATCATAAGACATCACTGCCAGAAGGGCACACTGTGTACACCCAAAAATGAGGAAGAGTAGAAGCTGAGCAGCACAACGTGTGAATGAAATGGGCTTCTTCCTGGATAGCAGGTGGGCTAGGGCCTGCGGAACGATGTTGGTAGAAAAGCAGAG
This region includes:
- the LOC103542855 gene encoding olfactory receptor 2D2-like, which gives rise to MTQTNQTQVTEFLLLGLSDDPHTQQLLFILFLGVYLVAVLGNLLLMSLVQVDSQLHTPMYFFLFNLSLADLCFSTNIVPQALAHLLSRKKPISFTRCAAQLLLFLIFGCTQCALLAVMSYDRYVAICNPLHYPSIMTWRVCARLAAGSWVIGVLVSLVDTTFTLKLPYQGCNSIAHFFCEAPALLILASTDTRTSEMVIFLMGVMILLIPVSLILISYGRIIETVVRMKAAEGRLKAFSTCGAHLMVVILFYGSGIVMYMTPKSSEEQEKLVSVFYAMVTPMLDPLIYSLRNRDVKAALRKVATRNIPCRLGIFH